The DNA sequence ATTAAATAATTTATTTTTTTATATAGATCAAGATAATTTTTATCTTCAAAAGAATATACTAGATTTTTGTCTATAAATATTCGATTTCCTTCTATATTACTTGCAATTGTAGGAATTCCATGACCCATTGCTTCTAAAAGTGTAATAGACAATCCTTCTCCTTCTGATGGAATCAAGAAACAAAATGCATTTGTAAATAATTGATTCAAGGTATTTCCAGTTTGATTTCCAGTTAATATAATATTTGGATTATCATTTGCAAGATTTTTTATTTTGTCTGAATATTTTTCGTCATGAAATGTATCCCCTACTATTATTAATTGATAATTATTATTATTTAATTTTTTAAATGCTTCTATAGCATATTGAATTCCTTTGTGAGCTATAAGTCGGGACACAACAAGGAAGTATTTTTTTGGGATTATATTCAACTTTTCAATTTCGTTTGTATTATAATCTTTTTTTATCTCAAAGCCGTTTGGGATAAATTCTCCTTTTTTGTAATCATTTTTTAAATCAGGAGAAACAAATATTGTTTTATGTGGAAAAGTAATTACTGCATATTCTCCAAGTTTTAACATAAATTTTGCAAAAAATCCCCATTTTTTATGAAATCTATCTTTGCAATGAAATGTTCCCACAATTTTTGCTCTAGAAAATATTCTCGGAATGAAACTAAGAAGTGAAGGACCTACAGCATGATAATGAATTATGTCATAATTTTGAAATAGCGCATGAATAGTTGATAAAAAGGTATGAATTATTGCATCAAAATTTTTTGATTTTATAGTTCTAATTGATATTAGTTTTATTCCCTTATATTCTTTTAGATTTTTATCAGTATAATAGCTTCTTGTATAAACATATACATCATGACCTTTTTTTACCATTTGTATAGCCAAATTCTCGACATGAGCCTCAACTCCGCCTTGTGTCATTGGTATTCCTTTTTGTCCAATATAAGCTATACGCATATTAGTTTTTGGTTTATTTGTTAATTAATTCTTGGTATAAATTTATTAAATTTTTATAATATAATTCACTATTAAATTTATCATTTATAATTTTTCCCGATTCAATTCCTAATTTTTCTAATAATTCTTTGTTATTTATAAGTTTATTTAATCCATCTATTGATTCTGTCTCGTTGTTGTATAAAATTCCATTTATATCATTTTTTACTAACTCAGAATTTCCACCGATATTTGACGCAAGAATTGTTTTTGAAAAACTCATAGCTTCAAGTATTGAAAGGGAACAATTTTCATACCAAATACTTGGGATTACTATAAATTGTGCAGATTTTATTAATACTTCTAATTCCTTTTTCTTATTATTATCATAAAATCCCAAAAATTTTATCTTGTCTTCTAAATATAATTTTTCTACTAATTTTTTTAAATTATTTTCTTCTGGCCCAGAACCAGCAATATAGAAATTATAATCTTTTTCTATTTTTGATAATGTTTTAATAAAATTCTCTAATCCTTTTTCTTTTGCAAGTCTTCCAAAATATAAAAAATAATCTTTTATTTCGGATTGTTTTGATTTTA is a window from the Patescibacteria group bacterium genome containing:
- a CDS encoding glycosyltransferase family 4 protein; its protein translation is MRIAYIGQKGIPMTQGGVEAHVENLAIQMVKKGHDVYVYTRSYYTDKNLKEYKGIKLISIRTIKSKNFDAIIHTFLSTIHALFQNYDIIHYHAVGPSLLSFIPRIFSRAKIVGTFHCKDRFHKKWGFFAKFMLKLGEYAVITFPHKTIFVSPDLKNDYKKGEFIPNGFEIKKDYNTNEIEKLNIIPKKYFLVVSRLIAHKGIQYAIEAFKKLNNNNYQLIIVGDTFHDEKYSDKIKNLANDNPNIILTGNQTGNTLNQLFTNAFCFLIPSEGEGLSITLLEAMGHGIPTIASNIEGNRIFIDKNLVYSFEDKNYLDLYKKINYLISHYEEATKKADETKQYIIKNFSWEIVSDKIEKLYKSL